DNA sequence from the Hippopotamus amphibius kiboko isolate mHipAmp2 chromosome 1, mHipAmp2.hap2, whole genome shotgun sequence genome:
GCTCCCAGGGGCTTGTGAAAGCCAAGAAGACAGCAGTAGAAACCACACAGGGTGCCTTTTCAGCACCATTGGATGccctccgccccacccccctgccctccACTTGCCTTTCCAGTGGCCTGGGTTTAGATATAGGTTCTGGGCACCTGCCctcctgctggtccaggggcatccCCCTGAATCTCTCCCAGCTGAATCCTTAAACCAGCTTGCAGGACTGGGATGGGGTATGGGgctgctcaggcttctcatcccTTTCTGATCCCATCCTCACCCACCCcaggaggaagctgggagaggcgCAGGTAGGGGCCACTAGGGCAGTCCCTTTCCTCTCCATGCTCCTCATCATGTCAAGACCAAACCTGGGGCTCCATAAGGCCTCAGCTTCCTGGCGATGGCATCTGCGGTCGTCTCCTGGGAGATCTGCACTGTGAGTTCTAGGGAGGCAACATGAGGGGCAGTGGTCATTATCACATCCTTTCAACCCTGCTCCCCACTTCTGCTCCCAGCCCAGTGAGGGAGGGGCCACTCATCCCTGGGCTGGGCTAGAGAAACCATGTTTAAAACAAAGACAcagacaatgtgtgtgtgtgtgtgtgtgtgtctgtctgtctatctgtgcagtgggtgtgtgtgtggggggggagggggggggtgtGTTGGTTAGGCCAGGACAGGTTAGAGGAGTCCTGTTAACCAGGCTAGCTGATTAGGCCTGGAAGCTACTCTGGCAGGTGGCAGCAAGGCACAGAAAGAACCTGTTAGGGGATGCAGAAGAGTGGGAGGAAGAGCTGGGACTGGCTGAGGGGTGGACTCACAGGGGCCGAAGACCTCAGTGTAACCCTCCCTGGCCAGAGCCTCCTCCACTCTGCCCCTCAGCCCTGCGAGGCCCCACCTACCATCCTGGCTGAGCCCTGAGCCCACCATGGTCTCATGGCCACTGTCCGGGGCGGGGGCCGCAGAGGCAGCAGCCCGGGCTGAGCGCCCCTCTGCAGCCTGCGGGCGGGCGCGGCTCTTGCGGGTGCTGATGCGAATGATGCCGCGAACCAGGCGGCCCTCAGCATCCTGCTCGTCCAGGTGGTAGTCCTGGGTGATGCTGCTGATGAGGTCCGAGATCTTACTGGTCTTCTCCAGGAACACAGTGTCTGAGGTGCACTTGGCCAGCTCATCGATCTGGTGTACACTGAACAGCTCTGTCAGCTTCTTGAAGATGAGCACATCAATCTCTCGGCTGGACATGGAGCCACTGCCTATCTCGGGCAGGTCCAGGTCCGACTCGTGGAAGGAGTAGTACTCCTCGGAGCCTCGGGGGCTGCTGGCAAGGGTGCTGGGCAGGCTGTGCCGCATGGGCGGGGGTTCAGCCAGTGGCTCCTTGCAGCAGGAGTCCGCATCGGGAGCTGGGGAGGTGGTGCTGCGGTAGGGATACACAGGAATGCCTTTGAGCTTGACGTCAGGGTAGCTGAAGCTGCTACCCATGGCTGACTTGAGCCGCTGGCCATCCCGCCGGCTGGGAGGGGCACAGTCAGGGCTGGGGGGCACTCCATTGTGCTCCTTGACCCAGTTGGCTTCGGCAGCCCCTTCAGGGGAGTCCCCAGCAGACAGGCAGGGGCTGCTGCCCTGCACACAGGCTCCACAGCGCTGGAGGCAATCCCGGCAGCGGCGGAAGCAGAAGGCAGCCCGGCACCAGTCCCACACCCAAGGTCGCCAGAGCAGGCAGCAGGCTGGAGGCTCAGCAGCCTGCTCAGCAGAGCCAGAGATGAAGGTAAGGCTCTCGGGCCCATGGTGGCCAGGGTCCTTGGGGTCTGGCCTACGGGTGCGGCGGCTTGGTGGGGCCCGGGATGGCTCATCACATGTCTCCAGGCATAGCTCCGCTGGCCGCTCCCAGGGTCCCAAGCGTGGGGGCCCAGATGATGGGCGGGGGTGTCCGGGGCGGGGCATGACTCACTGCATGGTTTGCTGTAGCAGGTATCTGTAGGGGAGAGGCCAAGAAGGATTCAGGATCAGAGGTCAGGGGCAAGCTCCTGTGCTATGACCTGAGGGGCTTCAGACTTTGGTTTCTGAGAGGTCTGTGATGTGGCTGGGCCCGAGGATGCCCACGAAGCCTATCTAGTATCCTCTTGCTCCCCAGAGAGGAAGTTCTCTCTGTGGTCTAACCTATATATCAGAATCTCCTGCGACTTCACACCCATTGGGATGGTtactattaaaaacagaaaatgaaaagcactGGAGAAGATATGGAGAAGTTGGAactcttgtgcattgctggtgggaatgtagagtggtacagctgctgtggaaaacagtgtggagtttcctccaaaagttaaacataaaattaccataagatccagcaatatcacttctgggtatatacccaaaaggaTTGAAAACAGGCACTCAAACAAATATTggtacaccaatgttcacagcagcaacaTTCACAACAGGcagagatggaaacaacccaaatgtccattgatggataaatgaataaacaaaatgtgtatacacacaacggaatattattcagccctaaaaaggaattcTGATATATGCTATAACATAGATGAGCCTTGAGACATTAAGCGAAGTGAGAGAAGCCtgacaaaaaaagacaaacttcGTATGGtcctatttatatgaaatatctagaagagtcaaattcagagacagaaagtagaatggtgattgctggaggcagggggagaagggAAAGTTAGTATACAAtgggtagagtttcagtttgggaagatgaaaaagttctggagatggatggtggtgatggttatacaacagtgtgaatgtatttaatgtcacAAGACTATGATGTTAAAAttacctaaaaaaattaaaatggtaaattttacgttatgcatattttaccatataaaaagaaaaagctcctGGGATCTCACTTGCTGGGCAACGGTCACCCTGAGTTTCTTGCCACTGTTGGTAAGCCCACCAGCACAGGCTGCTCAACGGACGCCCTTCCATGTGACTCGCTGCAGAATTGGGTCATTAccaccttccctctcttccccgcCTCTCTCAGATCAGACGTGGGAATCAACAGGTCCCCCGTCAACGTTTCGGTATAGCTCAGATTTGCTCTCCTATCAACATTTAGCAACAAGCACTCTTTTGCTTCCTTTACTTAGACAAGAAAGCCAAGCCTCAAAATAAATCTTATTTCCCTTTTTGACTTGTTGCTAGCAAGCTCAGAGCTAAGGTTTCATTGAACCTGGCCGTGTGTTAGGGACAGTAGAacagaaaatgaatgaactatagGCACTGTTCCTGTGATTCGCACATGGTTTGTAGGGAAAACAGATGCTTAAAAGCTCATAAGCTGGAACACAGAGGATATACGTGGCATTATGGGAGTAAAAACTCTGCCTGTGGGAACATTACGTAATGATGTATTTGCGAGGGTCCTTGATCACATGTAGGGGTTTGCTGGGCAGTAACTATCCTTAGCCTGGACATTAATCTCTTAGCCTTTTATTTATCCCTGATTTAATGGCAGCAGTGTCCTAGAACTGGTGATGTGAAAGGAACCTAGGACTGGGCATCAGGATATCTCTATTCTAGTCCCAGTTCTGGCTCTAATAGGCAATGTGCTTTGGGCAAATCAATGCCACGTCCCTAAACACGGCCACCATCAGCTCTCGCCCAGATATGGTCAAAGCCCCCATTCTGGCCACCTCTATTTCCTTCTGCTACTGCAGCCAGTGacagtttaaaaaacaacaacaaaaaacacaaatctggagaaacctggcagacatcACTTTAATCAAAGGATCAAAGTTAACTATTAATAATGGGACAAACTGTGATGTGTCTCCTGATACTATGCACTAAAAAGGATATGCATCAGATTACGGAGTAATCTGAATGTAATCATGAAGAGACATCAGACAAGCCCAAGTTAAGGGACATGACAACAAATGGAATGTGTGGTCCTGGATTGAATCCTGGATCATGAGGAGAAATTGGATAattggtaaaatttaaaaatagactgtATATTACTTAATAGTATTATGTCAATGTTAAATTTCCAATGTTGAATTCAATGTTAAAGAAGACAATGTTCTTATTCTTAGGCAATGTACACTGAAGCGTTTAGGGATACAGAAGCATGATGTCTGCAACCTAACCTCAAAGGGTTCCCCCCAGAACAGAAGGTATATGTGTGtagacagaggaagggagggaatgttAGCCGTGGTGAATGCAGATGAGGAGGATACAGGAGTTCTCTATTCCTGCAACTCTTCAACCCATTCCCCCAGATCCACTCAGAGTTCCTTCTCCAAGGACCCTCTAAAACCTGAAGTCAGATGGGAGGCCCTCTCCCTACATCATTCTGCTGGGCTCTAGGTCAGCTGAGTTGGCCTTGAACCCACTGTTTGAAGATAAGCCTATATGACCCTgaggggcagggactgtgtctgatTCCTTTCTGCATCGGTGTCTGGAACAGGGTTGGTACAGTAAGTACTTCAGGGCACTGACACATTCTGTGTGACCTCTGGGTAGAACCAAGACCATTaggtagaaagagaaaggacTTAGGCTCCAGGCTGACCAGAGTCAGGGGAGCAGCAGTCTGGTGAGAGTAAGGCGAAGTCCGCCTCCAAAGGTGTGCAAACTGAAATTGTAACAGGTGGCTTGAAAGCCCCTCACAGTCCAGAGAGGCAAGTGGTTAAAAACCTTTGCCTCGGTTTGAGCAATGTTGGGGTGGGTATggatttattcattaatttatttaatgaatatttactgagagccAGCTATATGCCAGACACTTCTAAATTCTGTGGATAAAGTggtaaaacagacaaaattcccTAACCTCAGGAGTTCGCCTTCTAGTGAAAGAGTTAATTATTGGTAGCTTACATTGTTCTCAGTGCTTTAAATGTATTCAGCCAATTCATTCTCACAACCTATTtgtaggtggtggtggtggtgttatactgaggcacagagaggttaaataagttATCCAAAGCCACACATCTGTTTGAATGCAAGTGGCCTGGCCCAGACTCTTATCCACTACCCCATCGCATCTATTACTTGGGAGGAAGGGGGCAGTCAAAGCAGCCAGCTGCCCGCAACACGCTGAGCCTGTGCCCAAGGTGGACCTACAGAGGGAAAGCCCTGAGTCTTCCAGGCTCAGCCCTTGGATCAGGAGGGTGGGCACATCTACACTGTTTGAACCACACTGAGCTCTGGGGTACCTAGGGTTTGTAAGAACATCAAGAGGTTATATTGTTCATGGTCTGGGTTATtgtctcctcctccacctccaaggTTTTAGGAGTCGCTACTATTCATtaaattcatccaacaaatatttactgagcacctaccaggtgcccagcactgtgctgaATGCTGAGGAAACAGCAGCAAATGGGCCAGAAACAGGCTCCAGCTCAAGAGCACTTTTGCCTGACTTAACGCTCACAATTGCCCTGTAAATATTATACCTCTACTTTACAGACCAGgaatctgaagctcagagaggtgaagtgacttgcccagagaCACCTAGCAGGAAAGGAATGGAGGTGGCTTTGTACTGTGGTCTGCCAGACTCTGGAGCCCCTGTACTTTGCTCTGTGCCACacatcttgggggggggggtggtaatGGAGGAAAGGGGGACAAGACCTGGGGTAGGGACAGTGCCTGGCTTCAGTTTCCCCTCCTTTCTAGGCCCTAAACCCTCCTGAAGTCACTATTAGCCCATTTTGTCCTGGCTATATCTCTCCCTCACTGCTGCTGCTCCCACCTCCAAAGCCTGGGAACACCAGTCTCTTGGTTTAGCAGGGGCTTCTGTTGTGGCCTGGGGTAAGACacctgtctcagttttctcatctttaacaAGGGGAATGAGGAGTATCTTTAGGGGCCACcctgaggtttaaatgagatgtCCCAGGCAGGGGGCTTAGAGCTGTGCCTGGCACCCCGGAGGGGCTGGGTCATTGGGTGCCCCAAGGCACTGCAGGGGTTCTCCTCAGGGTCAGAAGCTCCCAGGCCCCAGGCACACCCTTTCCAAACTTCTAATTGATGCTCTCCCACACCCCTTAGTCCCTGAGAACACACACGCTCCGAGGTCTTGTCTCCGTCTCATCTCCTTCTTCCGAAGGTGCCCAGGTCAGGCCTGGCCGCCTGTGTCCCACCCCCGTGCCCAGCCGAGTCTTGCACACCCGGCCGAGAGGGGCACCCCCAACCCTGCTCACGAAACAGCCGTCGGCTCTCGTGCCCGACATCCGTGCACCCTTGATCTCCTGCCCCAAAGGCTCAGCCCGGGACTCCCGCATCCGCTGGCACCTAAAACCGGGGGCAAGGAATAAGCAGACCCCGACACTGCCCCTCGGACTGGCACAGCCCCTACACCAGCAATGCCCTCGGGGCAAGCACCACCCTCGCCAGCTGCAGGGGCCCTCTGCCCGCAGGCGGACCCAGCCGCTCTGTTCCTCAGGGTGTGCACGGCCCCCTTTCCGCTCCCGTCCCGGCCTCCCCGGTAAGCACGGCTCCCACCCCAAGCCAGCGCAGCCCTGAGGGCGAACACGGCCCCCTCACCCCAGTCTGCCCGCCTAGCCCAGGCGCCCGCTCAGGCCGCTCcctggcccggcccggcccgcgcgCCCCGGAAGTGGGAGGGTGGCCCCGGAGGAACCGGCCCCGGGACCCTCGCCCGCCCGGGCGTAGCCTCGGGGGTCTCTCCACACCGGTGCCGCCCTGGTTCGCGCCCCCTCGGGCCCGCGCGGGGCTTACCTGTCCCGCCAGGTGAGCCGCCTCCAGCtcggcccctccccccgcccccctcgccGCTCACCTGGGGCGCAGGTAAGCGTCTCGCGGGAGCGCTGCACGGGCCGCCGCTGGGGACATACTTCCTGCCTCCGCGAAGCGCCTCCGCCGCGCACCTGGGCCGAGGCCCCGCCCCGGGAGTTGGGCGGGCACCGCGGCCGGGCTCCGGCGCTCGGCGCAGTCCGGGTAAGTGAGGCCTGGCGGGCACGGTGGACAGATGCCGGGGCTCAGTCTTCTTTTCTATTACATGGATAGATGGTCCCCGCAATCTCTGAGCGCCTGCGGAGCACTTGCCAGGCCTTAAAGGCTCACCTCGAAGGGCATGTCTCTTGAGACTGCTTCCCTGACCCCTACGCCTGTCTCGTTTTCTGTTACATAGAATAGTTCTCTGTACTCCTTATCATAATACTCAGCGCACTGTTTTCTTGTCTTCCGTCTCCTCCTTTAGCCTCTGACTAGTGTATGCTTTTGTTCCCAAATGCCCCAGGTGCCCAGAGTAGGACCTGGCATATACTAGGTGCTCAGCAGATACTCTCTACTGAGCGAACCGTTGGGCTCTGATTTCTCTCTTTGTCCTGAGGTGGAATTGGGGGCCTGGTTTCTCTGCTCTGATCAGTTCATCTTCTCTTTTCCAGGAAATCTGCAGAGGAAGACAAGGACCTCCGCTCTGGGGCGTAGCagcagggtggaggaggagacTGGGCTGTGCAGTCCCGAAATATCCCAGATCCGCAGCGGTGGCCACAATAGGCCATGATCACTGCATCCCACGGGCTCTCTGCAAGAGGCAAAATCATTGGGT
Encoded proteins:
- the KDF1 gene encoding keratinocyte differentiation factor 1 codes for the protein MPRPGHPRPSSGPPRLGPWERPAELCLETCDEPSRAPPSRRTRRPDPKDPGHHGPESLTFISGSAEQAAEPPACCLLWRPWVWDWCRAAFCFRRCRDCLQRCGACVQGSSPCLSAGDSPEGAAEANWVKEHNGVPPSPDCAPPSRRDGQRLKSAMGSSFSYPDVKLKGIPVYPYRSTTSPAPDADSCCKEPLAEPPPMRHSLPSTLASSPRGSEEYYSFHESDLDLPEIGSGSMSSREIDVLIFKKLTELFSVHQIDELAKCTSDTVFLEKTSKISDLISSITQDYHLDEQDAEGRLVRGIIRISTRKSRARPQAAEGRSARAAASAAPAPDSGHETMVGSGLSQDELTVQISQETTADAIARKLRPYGAPGYPASHDSSFQGTDTDSSGAPLLQVYC